In Methanothermobacter sp., the genomic stretch GACCACCATAGCGACCGGGATAATGAGGGCACTCTCCGATAGGGGCATCCAGCCCTTCAAGGTGGGTCCGGACTACATAGACCCATCATATCATACCATGGCCACAGGCAACATCTCAAGGAACCTCGACTCCTTCTTCATGACAGATGCCCAGATAAGGGAGGCCTTCACAAGGGCAATGAAGATATCAGGGGCCAGAATGGGTATAATAGAGGGTGTTAGGGGACTGTATGAGGGTATAAGTGCAACCGGGGACACTGGAAGTACAGCTTCAGTTGCAAAGGCCCTTAAGGCCCCGGTGGTTCTCATAATAAATTCGAGAAGCCTTGTTAAAAGCGCGGCGGCCATGGTGCTGGGTTTCAGGTCCCTTGATCCTGAGGTTAAAATCAGGGGGGTTATCCTGAACCAGGTTAAGAACAGGAGGCACTACCTCAAGACAAAGGAGGCTGTGGAGGAACTCACAGGCACTGAGGTGGTGGGGGGAATACCAAGGAGCGCAGAACTGGAGGTTGAGCAGAGGCACCTTGGACTTGTACCTGCCGTTGAAAGGGAGCAGATAGCATCCTACATTGAGAGGTGGGGCAGTGCAATGGAGGAGTACCTGGACCTTGAGGCCCTTGAGGATATAATGGCATCTGCGGGGAAAATTGATGGGAACAGGGAACCCCTCTGGCGGAGGGAGAACAAAAGGAAGGTTAAAATAGGCGTGGCATTTGATGAGGCCTTTAACTTTTATTACAGGGAGAACATAGAGGCACTTGAGGATAACGGGGCTTCAGTTGTCTACTTCAGCCCCCTCCATGATGAGGAGCTTCCTGATGTTGACGCGGTATACATAGGGGGCGGCTACCCTGAGGTATTTGCAGGGGAACTTGAATCCAACAGATCCATGAGGATGTCGGTGAGGAGGTTTCACGCAGACGGCAGACCCATCTTCGGGGAATGTGGCGGCCTGATGTACCTGATGAGGTCCATTGATGGGCGCGAGATGTGTGGTGTGTTCCCCTACGATGCTGAGATGACAAAAAAGGTCCAGGGACTGAGCTACGTGATCTCTGAGGCGGTCTCTGACAACCTGATAACAGGGGAGGGGGATGTGTTCAGGGGGCATGAATTCCACTACTCAAGGGTCTCAGTCACCGGAGATGCGCAATTTGCCTTCAGGGTGCTCAGGGGAAGGGGCATAATGGACTACATGGATGGAATAACCTCTGGATCGGCCCTTGCAAGTTACGTGCACATACATGCAGCATCATGCCCCAACTTTGCCGCGAACTTCACAAGGAATGCATGGGAGCTCCAGGATGAGGTTTGATATATTCTCTCCCTATTCTGTCATCATAGCGCTGCTCATATACCTTGTGCTTGCCATTTCAGGGACACTGATGGGTATCAGGGGTCTGAGACTTCCATCAGGGCTTTCAATTCTCTATATAGTTCTTGGTGCCACCATATTCATCCTTGGAGCGCATATATCTGGAAGGATACGAACAGAGAAACCTGCCAGTCCAAGAAATCCACGGGAAACACTTCTGGCCCTTCTTGTCACGTTTGGAATCATTCTACAGGCACTGAACCTTTATATGC encodes the following:
- the cfbB gene encoding Ni-sirohydrochlorin a,c-diamide synthase; translated protein: MRLVLAGTGSAVGKTTIATGIMRALSDRGIQPFKVGPDYIDPSYHTMATGNISRNLDSFFMTDAQIREAFTRAMKISGARMGIIEGVRGLYEGISATGDTGSTASVAKALKAPVVLIINSRSLVKSAAAMVLGFRSLDPEVKIRGVILNQVKNRRHYLKTKEAVEELTGTEVVGGIPRSAELEVEQRHLGLVPAVEREQIASYIERWGSAMEEYLDLEALEDIMASAGKIDGNREPLWRRENKRKVKIGVAFDEAFNFYYRENIEALEDNGASVVYFSPLHDEELPDVDAVYIGGGYPEVFAGELESNRSMRMSVRRFHADGRPIFGECGGLMYLMRSIDGREMCGVFPYDAEMTKKVQGLSYVISEAVSDNLITGEGDVFRGHEFHYSRVSVTGDAQFAFRVLRGRGIMDYMDGITSGSALASYVHIHAASCPNFAANFTRNAWELQDEV